CTTTGGACAGAGGTGTCAATAAATCTCCGAGCAATCAATCTCTTTGCATCTGTCACaacaaaacgaattgaaaacaaattttattcacACATTCaaatatcatccacatacaatTAGATCTtcatataaaccaaaaaaaaaatccagcaTCTCCTGCTTTAATGTTGTAACAGTTATCATGAAATAGCAGTGCGTGAGAAAGTTCTGACACTCAACAGCTATTTCAGGAATCTTATGACAATCGATGAAACCCGGAGGAAACGCCTCCTGCACCCCTTTAAAACACCTGGAGAGAAACCTCAAATCTCAGGATCAAGAAGATTTTTTATAATcaagaatacaaaaaaaatgaactcACTTTATCCATGGGAAGAGAGGGTCGTCACCGTCGTACTCATCTATATCTTCAATCAGCTTCCTAATGAATCAGAGATCAATGAGTGTGATTCGATTGAAACCCAAGAGATAAAAAAGTTGAAGTGATTCGATTGAAACCCTCAGCAAAAGCTCTTGAAGAAAATTTTACCTTCACTCTCAGATTCTTTCCACGCTTCACCATGTCTTTCAACTGATTCTCCAAACTCTAATCAGTTGTAGTGAGGAACATTTGACTGAAATACAATGGACCGaggaaaatattacaaaaatactAATTCAAAGATGCATATGTAacgttttctaataaaaatggAATCAGAAATCAGATCTTTGAAGCTAATGTAACATAAACTTAACTCGTATATAACCAAAAAAGGATTTAATTAATCTTCTGAGGCCAACCGGGTGAGATGATGCAAAGAAATCTACCAACCTCTTCAAACTCTGCTGCCAATTCAAGATTAGCGAACGCTCGGATGACTCCCTTGTCTCTGCGACGGTAGCCTTCCTACGGCGGCCCATCTCAGATCTTCTTCGTCTTGCTCAATAGTCTCAGCGTTCGACGGCCGCGTGAACGATTGTCTACCTGTCTCAGCGTCGATGTCAAGTACTCACTCCCGTTCCACGCAGCCGCCATGGCTCTTTTCTCCgatctgagagagagagattggctTCTCTCCTTAAAAAACTTTTGtgtgattaatttttttgagtGATTCAGATAGATAAAGTGAGGGATTTAAAACTTTAGAGCTTGAGAATCTGAAGCGGTAGACAATAATAGATGCTCAAAAGACAGAGACGCGTAGGTTTAAGGAGATGAtgacgtggctacaaaaagttCTCCAATTGGCTGATTTTTTAATCTGACGTGGACACACTCTCTGATGCTCATAtaacccttttagtataggttagatAATAGGCTTTGCTTCTCTCCTACTTATGCCAACAAGGACGCCACGTCATAAATTGAGCTCTCCTGCGCATGACacgtgttttatttttttaaaaatctcttgCCTTCTGTGGGCTTCGACGAtaacttctttgttttttaaattgggcttcaacaaaagtttcaaatttgTAAGTTTCAGAAATGCTATTTGGGCTGATTTCGTAACAGATGCTAGGCCCGCCTTGCCTTTATCTTCCTCCTGGTTTAGTTTCGTAAGGTGCATCGGCGCATCCAAGATCTGCTCCTGTCAACTAACTCCAACCAATAATGGCGGTTTTGAATTGGTGTTGTGCGTCGACACATCGTCAATGATCTCCAAATCAGTCTTTGTAAATGACGCTTCAGTTGTATTCTTCACCGTTCAATCGTTACGAATCGAATTGATTGAACGTCATTAACCAAAACTTAACTCTTCATCCCCAGTACAACCACGATCTTGCATTCAATGATTCTTTTCCTTCATTCAGTCGGCGATTCTAATCTATAAAAAGGAAAGGATTCATCCCTTTTTGCATCATCCTCACAGTTCATATTATCTCTGATTTGAAGGATGGACGTTCCATGGTGACGGTGAGGTGCGGTTGCTCAGAATCTGGGAAGCAAGAAACATTAAACTTGGTGGAGACTTGATGGGTGTAGACAAGCTCCTCCTAGACTCTAAGGTTCTTCCATTCTTCAATGAGGGAGAGAAAGCTGTGTGCTTAATGGCAGCGACTCAGTCTCATTTATTGGTGAACATTTCTCACTGTCTCTCCTCCGGACGGTTGTTTGTCATTCTCCTCTATACCCTAATGCTTGGCAAAATTTCTATTCTGCTATTTTCCTCTTCTTTGCTGATTGTCTATTCTCACTTAATACGAGGTTGTTTCTGAGTTTTAGAGGTGTTTGTAAAATTTAGTTTCATTGGATACCCAATTGTGTAGCTTGCTCATATGGTATGCTCTCAACTCTCTTCATAATTCTCAATAAAAACACAATGATGGTTGAAGAGAAGTAGCTTCCATCTCATGTTCTTTTAGAATGCAGTAAGGAACTGATAATTTTCAGTGAATTTTCTTTATtgctattgttttttttcttctttagttttGTTGTTATCTTTTAGATTGGAAAGCGAGTTTGGTCATTCTTTTCGTGCTGCTTACTATCTTCTGAAGTTCACTTTATGCTAGGAATTGGCTGAGCCATCTATAAAAAGTGCATTCGGTTTGTGAGTGCAACAAGGGATGAGACGTGTAGTTaattaaccaattttttttttctgtttactGGAAGACATTAGCATTAGGTATTACATAATTGTTAAATCCAgtttgtatgttttttaaagCTTTTGGTTAGTGTATTCACGTTGGATCTTTTGAGGACTGTACACTAATGACCAGATGGGGTTATAGCAGCTCTTATTTGATTAAGAACATTGAGGACGGATGagtattacaaaaataaatgtcTCTTTGGAGAAGTGATTTTGTCCTGACACATTATAATATAACCTAATGTGaaacacataagaaaaaaaaactagataacataaaccaaaacaaatagATAATCAACTCTACGtcatcaaaactaaaatagaacaattttaaaaataatctattgtaaaaactaaatttagtaaaaacataagataatccactaaagtatataaaattaaaaaaaaaatcatgtgaatttatttacaagtttttttttctactaacaaaaatgaaaaaaaaaaaaaaaaagaatcccgTGGTTTTTTTTATGGTCATACAACTCGAGAAAATCACAAGGAATGATGTAATGGCAATCCAattcttaatatataattaaaacacagattacttaacaaaagaaaatcatcataaatcttttaaaaagaaaaaataaaatcatatttaaaaaataacaagtaatatttattttttaaaacaatcataACTAATTTTCGGATAACACGGTTTATTTAGCCttcaaatacaataacatgtacacaatttaactaatatatatattttaaaataataaaaatttatattaaatatttattatttgattaagAACATTGAGGGCGGATGagtattacaaaaataaatgtcTCTTTGGAGAAGTGATTTTGTCCTGACACATTATAATATAACCTAATGTGaaacacataagaaaaaaaaactagataacATAAGCCAAAACAAATAGATAATCAACTCTACGtcatcaaaactaaaatagaacaattttaaaaataatctattgtaaaaactaaatttagtaaaaacataagataatccactaaagtatataaaattaaaaaaaaaaatcatgtgaatttatttacaagtttttttttctactaacaaaaatgaaaaaaaaaaaaaaaagaatcccgtggtttttttttatggtcATACAACTCGAGAAAATCACAAGGAATGATGTAATGGCAATCCAattcttaatatataattaaaacacagattacttaacaaaagaaaatcatcataaatcttttaaaaagaaaaaataaaatcatatttaaaaaataacaagtaatatttattttttaaaacaatcataACTAATTTTCGGATAACACGGTTTATTTAGCCttcaaatacaataacatgtacacaatttaactaatatatatattttaaaataataaaaatttatattaaatatttattctaattatttaaattatttgttaatttttatcctgcccgtagggcgggccggtCCTAGTTTTATAGAAGAATAGTGACTATGCGAATTATTAGAGGTCTAGACAAAGTCTAGACATTAACAAATATtgatagattttatatatatcttatttttatatcaGACATTATAGTTTTCTTGTTTAGTTATAAAATtactttaataaattataaaaattagatatacaataaaaaggactaatttataaatctgcATTCACATTATTATTTGattaagcatatatatatatatatatcattttagactaattttaaccaaattaaaatgatttaaaccaatttaaatcaTTTCTGCTACTATTTTAGAAGATTGCATATGACAAACTACTATTATATGAGTCAGAGCAATGTCACGAGTAGCACGTGGGCAGCTGAGTCCCATCCATACACAAAACTCCAAACTTTACCCACATTTTTAAACAGTTTCAATTCAATTATCCCACCTAACCAATCCCATCGCTTTCTTTTCAGTTCAATCTTTCATTCTTTGTGGTTCATCTCTCTCAGAATccacaaagaaaaataaaaaataaaacttttcatTTCTGTGAGATTCTCAGAAACCAAATTCTTCTTCACCAACTCCTCCAAGGTTTGTTCttttgtcatctccatcttTACTCTCGTTCTGCTCTTTCTCGCCAAGTAATAAGATCTGGGTTTCATATCATTGTAATCATCACCAACCAACTAGTAAAAAAAGTTGGATACTTTTGACGGTTTAGGACAGTATTGGTCGGAAGAACCTAACTGAaagattcgatttttatatgtttgtttgaGAATCTCAGATTCCATTTTGTGTTTCAGAATCATGCATGAGAAGAATATTGTAGAGGACGTTATCAACGACTTCGTTGATAACTTCACTGAGACagttcagaagaaaaaaaacgttTCTTTCTTCGAACAAGAAGAAACCGTCTCTTCTCGTTTCAACCGCATGTTCGGTCGGGAGAAGCCGATCCATCATGTCTTAGGCGGTGGCAAATGTAAGAAAACTCAATGATATAATAAGCGAGattggtttgtgttttttttttttttggttctaacAAAGTCTTTTTATTCAGCCGCTGATGTGTTGTTGTGGAGGAACAAGAAGATCTCCGCAAGTGTTCTGATGGGAGCTACTGCAATCTGGGTGCTTTTCGAGTGGATCAACTTccattttctctctcttgttTGTTACGGTCTCTTGCTTGGTATGATCGTGCAATTCGTCTGGTCTAATGCCTCAGGGGCTCTAAACCGGTAATGTTTGTATAACATATCATTTGGTTCCTTGTGATTGCAATCtaaacaagtttttttattataaatgtcTCAAAGCAGCTCACAGTCTGGAGTGCCTCGCCTTGTTCTTCCAAAAtacttctttgctgatgttggTGTGACCGTTGGAACAGAGGTTAACCGTGGTTTGATGTTTCTTCAGGACTTGGCTTGTAGAGGGAGTTTGAAACAGTTCCTCATGGTATTGTATATCTTATTAACATATCTGCATAATGTATAATGTTATCATGGAACGTTAATGATTCTGCATTAACATCATGTTCAGGTTGCGATTGGACTATGGCTAGCCGCAATGATCGGGAGCTGTTGCAACTTCCTAACTGTTTTGTATATTGGTGAGTGAGACTCCTTTAGAAAGATTGAGAATTTGagtttataagatttttttttctaagggGTGATGCATTTTGCATTTTGTATGTGTGAAGGGTTTGTGGGAGCTCACACAATGCCGGTTCTGTATGAGAGATATGAAGATGAGGTTGATGGTTTTGTTGATTCTCTGCTGATGAAGTTTCATAGTCACTACAAGAAGATGGATACTGGCTTTCTCAGTCGAATCCCAAGTGGAAGGTTTGGGTTCAAGAAGCATGACTAAACCAACTTCCTTATCtaaatcttttctttcttgtttgaACAATGGATCATGGTTTGTTCGTTGTTGTGTTAATGTTTTGAGAATACTCATGTAGATTTGTGTATtgaatctttttattttgttgttacaAACTTGTCTCCATTGGTTTCCTTGTTTAGTTAGTTTGTCTCAAAAACATGCAATGATCACTCTTTTAGCACATACTATCAAAGTTATACAAGCaaattagagaaattttttaacaattgatataaatatattatagcaaatctccaaaataacatacattaaaagtttataaaaaaaaatagcagctaatagtaaaaattctcaaaatagtattcatttgacaaaaacaacaacaactagATCACTATAATCTCTAATCCCACACCAGCCTTTAAAAACCTAACTTCAAATCTTAATCACTAAATCCAAACtcgaatttagaaaaaaaatatattttaaattttaattgattttttagatACTTTTTCTTATGTGCTAAATATATTGAACAAAAGGTGTTAatgatattttagaatatttatctatctatatatatatatattatatttttaaaccaaaaaaaaaacataatttgatTAATAATCTGAATGAGAGTGATAAGATAAGATTTtggaatatatacatatatatatgtagcaaagaatataaaataattaccttaaatttaaaacttaaaatattaattttatattaaaaattaaaatttagtgtataaaaatagaataaaatgtAAATTCTCACAAAATAAATTCTTACAAAAGGTGTTAATTCTTACAAGAATATaaatgatcttcttcttcttcgttccgtATCGTTGAccagaaaaaaaattgactgTCCAAAGAAGAAGATCAGATAACTCTCTATGCATGGGATCCACCATAGTCACACATTTTACACGTGGCAGCTTCCTGAGCTCCAGAGCCGGAAtgtgtaattttaaaaataaataaaattagtaaaatcaaaaagaaaatggaaaaaagGAGTAAAGGAATCGATCCACGACGACGAAGATCAAAGTGAGGTTaggtttcctctctctctctccctcgaCGACGATTGATCTCGGATTTGCGACCGAGGTTACTGATCTTGTTAAACCTTTTGTCTTTTTCGTAAATCGAATtggttttgtgtttgttttgatAGAGAGTCGCATGTTCTTTTTAAAGtattgttttcttaatttgaTCCGGTTGTGTCTGAAAACGAAATCgattgaaagtttttattttttgaatcttgattgataaagttttgatttttcatctCATTTCTGGGGAAACCAGCTTTATGTGCGTTGTAATGGTTTACCTCTTCTGGAAACGTATTACATAGACTGTTTTGTAATAGAAgctgttgatttttttttttttttgtagtcttTGATTGAACATAGAGCCTTTGGCCATTTGGATAGAAAATAATATGATTGTTCTAGAAATGGCACCATTGATTGTTTGATGTTAGACATGATTTTCATATTGAGGTCACCAAAACTATGTGAAACTATGTTACTAGTTTAACTGGGGGGTCTTACTTTTGAGTTCCTGTCTAAATACTCGGAGTTGAGATGTGAGAAAGAGCCTTTGTTTATAGTCATGGATGATATTGCAAGATGTATAGTCTCTACTGATAGTTTTGGAGATTTTATCGTTTCAAACTCATTTCCCATATACAGCTATGTACAATGTCTAATACTACTTCTACATGACAGGAACAAGctctgttttacaaaaaaatctcaGCCATGTCAAGTGGAGGAACAGTGAGAAGGGTCTC
The Brassica napus cultivar Da-Ae chromosome A1, Da-Ae, whole genome shotgun sequence DNA segment above includes these coding regions:
- the LOC106381206 gene encoding reticulon-like protein B8; amino-acid sequence: MHEKNIVEDVINDFVDNFTETVQKKKNVSFFEQEETVSSRFNRMFGREKPIHHVLGGGKSADVLLWRNKKISASVLMGATAIWVLFEWINFHFLSLVCYGLLLGMIVQFVWSNASGALNRSQSGVPRLVLPKYFFADVGVTVGTEVNRGLMFLQDLACRGSLKQFLMVAIGLWLAAMIGSCCNFLTVLYIGFVGAHTMPVLYERYEDEVDGFVDSLLMKFHSHYKKMDTGFLSRIPSGRFGFKKHD